In Actinoplanes derwentensis, the following proteins share a genomic window:
- a CDS encoding LysR family transcriptional regulator has product MDARRLETLLLLSRLGSMRAVAEETHTTTSTVSQQIAALAREAGTPLIEPEGRRVRLTPAGRRLAGHAVTILAALEAARLDLDPSAEPAGTLRVAGFGTVIRRSLMPIVARLAVDHPGVRVHIHEHEPAEALSLLAADGIDLALTYDFNLAPAPLDRTVDVRSLWSADWALGVPAADPWTDVAAPEVFARYRDHDWIVNSRGAADEQVVRTIASMAGFDPLITHRADSLALLQDLIVAGLGVGLLPADQETRPGVRLLPLKDPSPVLRTYAVVRAGRTGWPPLTLLLNLLRTVPGQPDPPVG; this is encoded by the coding sequence ATGGACGCACGCCGTCTGGAGACTCTGCTGCTGCTGTCGCGTCTGGGGTCGATGCGGGCGGTCGCCGAGGAGACGCACACCACCACGTCGACCGTGTCGCAACAGATCGCGGCGCTGGCACGGGAGGCTGGCACACCACTGATCGAACCGGAGGGCCGTCGGGTGCGGCTGACCCCAGCCGGGCGCCGGCTGGCCGGGCACGCGGTGACGATCCTGGCCGCGCTGGAGGCGGCGCGCCTCGATCTGGATCCGTCGGCGGAACCCGCCGGGACGCTGCGAGTCGCCGGCTTCGGGACGGTGATCCGGCGATCCCTGATGCCGATCGTGGCCCGGCTGGCCGTCGACCATCCGGGTGTCCGAGTCCACATTCACGAACACGAGCCGGCCGAGGCCCTGTCGCTGCTCGCCGCGGACGGCATCGACCTGGCCCTGACCTACGACTTCAACCTGGCCCCGGCCCCGCTGGACCGGACTGTCGACGTACGGTCGCTGTGGTCCGCCGATTGGGCCTTGGGAGTGCCGGCCGCCGATCCGTGGACGGACGTAGCAGCCCCGGAGGTGTTCGCGCGTTACCGCGATCACGACTGGATCGTGAACTCGCGCGGCGCCGCCGACGAGCAGGTGGTGCGGACGATCGCGTCGATGGCCGGTTTCGATCCGCTGATCACGCACCGGGCGGACAGCCTGGCGCTGCTGCAGGACCTGATCGTGGCCGGTCTCGGGGTCGGGCTGCTCCCCGCCGACCAGGAGACCCGGCCCGGCGTACGGCTGCTGCCGTTGAAAGATCCCTCCCCGGTCCTGCGGACCTATGCCGTCGTGCGGGCCGGCCGGACCGGCTGGCCACCATTGACCCTGCTGCTGAACCTGCTCCGGACCGTCCCCGGACAACCGGATCCGCCCGTCGGATGA
- a CDS encoding EamA family transporter codes for MSLTAAPRRTTARTGAALAVAAMTCVQLGLAVSVGLADQIGAFGTAWLRLAWAGIILFLLVRPRLPEFSRANLQAVVALGVVTGAMTMLFMSAVARLPLGTASALEFLGPLGVAVFRGRTLRWPLLAAVGVLLLTSPWHGGTDLVGVAFALGAALCWAAYILLTQRVGDESTGIRGLAISMPVAGLTATAGLALFGGPQAFTLMTPEILVFGLLLAVLLPVIPFVLEFLALRRLTTAAFGTLMSLEPAIAVVIGFLLLHQVPGWAALAGIALVVTAGIGAERSGAR; via the coding sequence ATGTCGTTGACCGCCGCACCCCGCCGCACCACCGCCCGGACCGGAGCAGCTCTCGCCGTCGCCGCCATGACCTGCGTGCAACTCGGCCTCGCCGTCTCGGTCGGTCTCGCGGATCAGATCGGCGCCTTCGGTACCGCCTGGCTCCGGCTGGCCTGGGCGGGCATCATCCTGTTCCTGCTGGTCCGGCCACGGCTGCCCGAGTTCAGCCGGGCCAACCTGCAGGCAGTCGTCGCCCTCGGGGTGGTCACCGGGGCGATGACCATGCTCTTCATGTCCGCGGTGGCCCGCCTTCCGCTGGGCACGGCGAGCGCCCTGGAGTTCCTGGGCCCGCTCGGGGTGGCGGTGTTCCGGGGCCGCACCCTGCGGTGGCCGCTGCTGGCCGCAGTCGGTGTGCTGCTGCTGACCTCACCGTGGCACGGCGGCACGGACCTGGTCGGTGTCGCCTTCGCCCTCGGCGCGGCCCTCTGCTGGGCCGCGTACATCCTGCTCACCCAGCGGGTCGGCGACGAGAGCACCGGCATCCGCGGCCTGGCGATCTCGATGCCGGTGGCCGGTCTGACCGCGACGGCGGGCCTGGCCCTGTTCGGTGGCCCGCAGGCCTTCACTCTGATGACTCCGGAGATCCTGGTCTTCGGGCTGTTGCTGGCCGTGCTGCTGCCGGTGATCCCGTTCGTGCTGGAGTTCCTGGCACTGCGCCGCCTGACGACCGCTGCCTTCGGCACATTGATGAGCCTGGAACCCGCTATCGCCGTCGTGATCGGCTTCCTGCTGCTGCACCAGGTTCCCGGCTGGGCGGCACTGGCCGGTATCGCCCTGGTCGTCACCGCGGGAATCGGCGCCGAACGCTCCGGCGCCCGATGA
- a CDS encoding GNAT family N-acetyltransferase, protein MTPLTIRPAVMPDDLDTFNSFSYVLNAEIAKDLAAGRRRPEWLWLALRGDQVTARAAWWSRPGDEHPLVMDILDVADGHFADGVSLVRAALPTPAPEFTRFVAPDWQRSGDDTWMRVLEECGAKLFVERLRLHWEPGTPIAEPSGRLAFRAPRDADELIEMMTLVLDGSLDAHSRDDLTRMSPRECAEEQYRSELERYSTPRDWWRVAELPGGEPVGFVIPAHNGYNPIIAYIAVLPGHRGRGLVDDILAEGVRVLAGQGVPRIRAATDVGNVPMAAAFARAGFRTFERQVDLTW, encoded by the coding sequence TTGACACCCTTGACCATCCGTCCCGCCGTCATGCCCGACGACCTGGACACCTTCAACTCCTTCTCGTACGTCCTGAACGCCGAGATCGCGAAAGACCTCGCCGCGGGGCGCCGCCGGCCCGAGTGGCTGTGGCTCGCCCTGCGCGGTGACCAGGTGACCGCCCGGGCCGCCTGGTGGTCGCGTCCCGGTGACGAACACCCCCTCGTCATGGACATCCTCGACGTCGCCGACGGGCACTTCGCCGACGGCGTGAGCCTCGTCCGGGCGGCTCTGCCCACACCGGCCCCGGAGTTCACCCGCTTCGTCGCCCCGGACTGGCAGCGTTCCGGTGATGACACCTGGATGCGGGTCCTGGAGGAGTGCGGGGCGAAACTGTTCGTCGAGCGCCTGCGCCTGCACTGGGAACCCGGCACCCCGATCGCCGAGCCGTCCGGGCGGCTCGCCTTCCGTGCGCCCCGTGACGCGGACGAGCTGATCGAGATGATGACACTCGTGCTCGACGGCAGCCTCGACGCGCACAGTCGCGACGACCTGACCCGGATGAGCCCCCGGGAGTGCGCCGAGGAGCAGTACCGTTCGGAACTCGAGCGCTACTCCACTCCACGGGACTGGTGGCGGGTCGCCGAACTGCCCGGTGGTGAGCCGGTCGGGTTCGTCATTCCGGCGCACAACGGCTACAACCCGATCATCGCCTACATCGCGGTGCTGCCCGGTCATCGTGGCCGCGGGCTCGTCGACGACATCCTGGCCGAGGGCGTCCGGGTGCTGGCCGGTCAGGGCGTGCCCCGGATCCGGGCGGCCACCGACGTCGGCAACGTGCCGATGGCCGCGGCCTTCGCTCGTGCCGGCTTCCGCACGTTCGAGCGCCAGGTCGACCTGACCTGGTGA
- a CDS encoding DUF7873 family protein, whose protein sequence is MPKLNQIIAVEKGVKSKSFADLSEAHHAVQKTGPLAGISRTYQPKDEEGEQLPAESTRVQIKAEEILRDVAGTLTRLFDVTATKDWTNGVARADVVVDGRTIAAQVPVTYLLFLEKQLVDLHTFVKKLPVLDAAESWVRDDSTDSWRTEPVRTNRTKKVPRNHVKAEATEKHPAQVEVYYEDITVGYWTTVKFSGALPAKRVNEILDRVLALQTAVKFAREEANNTEVTDQRVGAAFFGYLFG, encoded by the coding sequence GTGCCGAAACTGAACCAGATCATCGCCGTGGAGAAGGGCGTCAAGAGCAAGTCCTTTGCGGACTTGAGTGAAGCCCACCACGCCGTGCAGAAGACCGGTCCACTGGCCGGCATCTCCCGGACGTACCAGCCGAAGGACGAGGAAGGCGAGCAGCTGCCCGCCGAGTCGACCCGGGTGCAGATCAAGGCCGAGGAGATCCTGCGTGACGTCGCCGGCACCCTCACCCGCCTGTTCGACGTGACCGCCACCAAGGACTGGACCAACGGCGTGGCCCGTGCCGACGTCGTGGTCGACGGCCGGACGATCGCCGCCCAGGTGCCGGTGACCTACCTGCTGTTCCTCGAGAAGCAGCTGGTCGACCTGCACACCTTCGTGAAGAAGCTGCCCGTGCTCGACGCCGCCGAGTCCTGGGTTCGCGACGACTCCACGGACAGCTGGCGGACCGAGCCGGTGCGCACCAACCGCACCAAGAAGGTGCCGCGCAACCACGTCAAGGCCGAGGCCACCGAGAAGCACCCGGCCCAGGTCGAGGTGTACTACGAGGACATCACCGTCGGCTATTGGACGACGGTGAAGTTCTCCGGTGCCCTGCCGGCCAAGCGGGTCAACGAGATCCTCGATCGGGTGCTCGCCCTGCAGACCGCGGTCAAGTTCGCCCGCGAGGAAGCCAACAACACCGAAGTCACCGACCAGCGTGTGGGCGCGGCGTTCTTCGGTTACCTGTTCGGCTGA
- a CDS encoding 2-dehydropantoate 2-reductase, protein MSARRTRVAVIGAGSVGTVVAAAAVDAGHDVVVCARRRLQRLVVERADSVREIDVPVLADPSEASEVDWVLLATKAQDAAGAAAWFGPLVGPHTTVVVLQNGVDHAERIEPLVPRGTRVLPALVYVAAESLGPGHVLHRLGARITVPGTPGAAVATARPGFTETAPTTGRASTGVVRGDMKDGFAALFDGSWLHVERVADFPTAAWRKLLTNVGANPVTSLTLKRMSVIQHDPAVRELTRALLGEAIAVGRAAGAALTEADVDHTLEIYDEFGGDDGTSMLYDRLAGRATEHELITGAVVRLGEQHGVPVPLNRAILALMHGVNHK, encoded by the coding sequence ATGTCGGCAAGACGAACCCGCGTCGCGGTGATCGGAGCCGGCTCGGTCGGTACGGTGGTCGCGGCGGCTGCGGTGGACGCGGGACACGACGTCGTGGTGTGCGCGCGACGGCGGCTGCAGCGGCTGGTGGTCGAACGCGCCGACAGCGTGCGCGAGATCGACGTGCCGGTGCTGGCCGACCCGTCCGAGGCGTCCGAGGTCGACTGGGTGCTGCTGGCGACCAAGGCCCAGGACGCGGCGGGCGCGGCCGCCTGGTTCGGCCCCCTCGTCGGCCCGCACACCACGGTCGTGGTGCTGCAGAACGGCGTGGATCACGCCGAGCGCATCGAGCCACTGGTCCCCCGTGGCACCCGGGTGCTGCCCGCGCTGGTCTACGTGGCGGCCGAGTCCCTGGGCCCCGGCCACGTCCTGCACCGGCTGGGCGCCCGGATCACGGTGCCCGGCACCCCCGGCGCGGCGGTGGCGACCGCCCGGCCCGGCTTCACCGAGACGGCGCCCACCACCGGCCGGGCGAGCACCGGTGTGGTCCGGGGCGACATGAAGGACGGGTTCGCGGCCCTGTTCGACGGTTCGTGGCTGCACGTCGAACGGGTCGCCGACTTCCCGACGGCCGCCTGGCGCAAGCTGCTGACCAACGTCGGCGCGAACCCGGTGACCTCGCTGACCCTGAAACGCATGTCGGTGATCCAGCACGATCCGGCGGTCCGGGAGCTGACCCGCGCCCTGCTGGGTGAGGCGATCGCGGTCGGCCGGGCGGCCGGTGCCGCCCTGACCGAGGCCGACGTCGATCACACCTTGGAGATCTACGACGAGTTCGGCGGCGACGACGGCACCTCGATGCTGTACGACCGGCTGGCCGGCCGCGCCACCGAACACGAACTGATCACCGGCGCGGTGGTCCGCCTCGGCGAACAGCACGGCGTACCGGTCCCCTTGAACCGGGCGATCCTCGCCCTGATGCACGGCGTCAACCACAAGTAG
- a CDS encoding TetR/AcrR family transcriptional regulator, which translates to MSGWEPRDERRPRRGDARLRRAALLAAVGELLAERGPGFSLAEAAERAGISTATAYRNFSDTASAVDAFWAEMTGELLEAFDRLPPGTDPVADIRAVCREWVERASRWGAAAVHVRSPRGVLERRSDSFVGGLYARLDRLVEAAVAAGAVPAQDVRFAVLMWVTIFDERVVVDLTGTLGWTVDQAADQLIEALLRILGAAPRPCGELSSTTEHH; encoded by the coding sequence ATGTCGGGGTGGGAACCGCGGGACGAACGGCGGCCGCGGCGCGGGGACGCCCGGTTGCGGCGGGCCGCGCTGCTGGCCGCGGTGGGGGAGTTGCTGGCCGAGCGGGGGCCGGGGTTCTCGCTGGCGGAGGCCGCCGAGCGGGCCGGGATCTCGACCGCCACCGCCTACCGGAACTTCTCCGACACGGCGAGCGCGGTCGACGCGTTCTGGGCGGAGATGACCGGCGAGTTGCTGGAGGCCTTCGACCGGTTGCCGCCCGGAACGGACCCGGTCGCGGACATTCGGGCGGTCTGCCGGGAATGGGTCGAGCGGGCGTCCCGATGGGGTGCCGCAGCGGTTCATGTGCGGTCGCCGAGAGGTGTGCTGGAGCGGCGTTCGGACTCGTTCGTCGGCGGCCTCTACGCGCGATTGGACCGCCTGGTGGAGGCGGCTGTCGCGGCGGGCGCGGTACCGGCGCAGGATGTCCGGTTCGCGGTGCTGATGTGGGTGACGATCTTCGACGAGCGGGTGGTCGTCGACCTGACCGGCACTCTCGGCTGGACTGTGGACCAGGCCGCCGACCAGCTGATCGAGGCCCTGCTGCGGATTCTCGGGGCCGCGCCCCGGCCGTGCGGTGAGCTATCGTCGACTACGGAACACCACTGA
- a CDS encoding gluzincin family metallopeptidase yields MSLELDRRLAREGTRFRIFPQPRFLRKDDGSGPLFPEPEVVVVSVDPTAMRAGPGDDRMFVVDAVGKLPYKDFFRPPWRGSSRPPVQPGADGHFDQIDPASREFSAATMYATVRRVLDIWEDYFGRTIQWHFESDFERLELIPLIEWDNAQSGYGFLEFGFGRKPNGTIDHARPYCENFDVLAHELGHSVIFAEVGVPASPLDEAVDYGGMHESAGDLVAIVASLHFHSLVDYLLESTKGNLLTINGLDRVGELSDSSEIRIAFNNKRMSEVGDEPHRRSLPLTGAIFDTMVEVFQQDLVAKKLISEELRERSTNLPGSALDLAEIQAGFTAAYLGNEAAFKESLLLARDYLGRLLAVTWSNLSPDFLTYHAILRAMLRADRELSGGANAAIIRSCFAWREITPVPTSLLVRNHTVASCGLESADFVAAQPADQQIPVQRPERATFISPRMI; encoded by the coding sequence ATGTCCCTTGAACTGGATCGACGGCTCGCGCGCGAGGGAACCCGATTCCGGATCTTTCCGCAGCCCCGATTCCTCCGTAAAGACGACGGATCCGGGCCGCTGTTCCCGGAACCCGAGGTGGTGGTGGTGTCGGTGGACCCGACCGCGATGCGGGCCGGGCCGGGCGACGACCGGATGTTCGTGGTCGACGCGGTGGGGAAACTGCCCTACAAGGACTTCTTCCGTCCCCCGTGGCGCGGGTCGTCGCGCCCGCCGGTCCAGCCGGGTGCGGACGGTCATTTCGATCAGATCGATCCGGCGAGCCGGGAATTCTCCGCGGCCACCATGTACGCGACCGTCCGGCGCGTCCTCGACATCTGGGAGGACTACTTCGGACGTACGATTCAATGGCATTTCGAGTCCGATTTCGAACGTCTCGAACTGATCCCATTGATCGAATGGGACAACGCCCAGTCGGGGTACGGTTTCCTCGAGTTCGGCTTCGGCCGGAAACCGAACGGCACCATCGACCACGCCCGGCCGTACTGCGAGAACTTCGACGTCCTCGCCCACGAACTCGGGCACAGCGTCATCTTCGCCGAGGTCGGTGTGCCGGCCAGCCCGCTCGACGAGGCCGTCGACTACGGCGGCATGCACGAGTCGGCCGGCGACCTGGTCGCGATCGTGGCGTCGCTGCATTTCCACTCGCTGGTCGACTACCTGCTGGAGAGCACCAAGGGCAACCTGCTCACCATCAACGGCCTGGACCGGGTGGGTGAGCTGTCGGACAGCTCGGAGATCCGGATCGCGTTCAACAACAAGCGGATGTCGGAGGTCGGCGACGAGCCGCACCGGCGGTCGCTGCCGCTGACCGGGGCGATCTTCGACACCATGGTCGAGGTGTTCCAGCAGGACCTGGTCGCCAAGAAACTGATCAGCGAGGAACTGCGCGAGCGATCCACGAACCTGCCGGGCAGCGCGCTCGACCTGGCCGAGATCCAGGCCGGTTTCACCGCCGCTTACCTCGGCAACGAGGCCGCCTTCAAGGAGTCGCTGCTGCTGGCCCGCGACTATCTGGGCCGGCTGCTCGCGGTGACGTGGAGCAACCTGTCACCGGACTTCCTCACGTACCACGCGATCCTGCGGGCCATGTTGCGCGCCGACCGGGAGCTGAGCGGCGGCGCCAACGCGGCCATCATCCGGTCCTGTTTCGCCTGGCGGGAGATCACACCGGTGCCGACGTCGCTGCTGGTACGCAACCACACGGTGGCGTCCTGCGGCCTGGAGAGCGCGGACTTCGTGGCGGCGCAGCCCGCCGACCAACAGATCCCGGTGCAGCGCCCCGAACGCGCCACGTTCATCTCGCCACGGATGATTTGA
- a CDS encoding MerR family transcriptional regulator: MPDDLIPIGRFSRMSRLSIKALRFYDEQGLLTPARVDPASGYRFYRRGQAGRAEAIRVLRLIDMPVTEIRDLLADDDPELTGKRLSAHRERLRDRLAEQERMLRFLERLIDRGGNVMPYQVTVKEVAANPVAGLRLTASLATIGAVLQQGFGTVAGALGAAGVAPAGPPFVVYHDVIDERTEGEVEICLPVPAGTPVPSGPVYYREVPGGPVASTIHRGPYQEISPAYHVVTGWIEEHGIVAHGAPREIYLNDPQSAGSPEELITELQFPIDRVPPA, translated from the coding sequence GTGCCGGACGACCTGATCCCGATCGGGCGCTTCTCCCGGATGAGCCGGCTGTCGATCAAAGCCCTGCGCTTCTATGACGAGCAGGGACTGCTGACCCCCGCCCGGGTGGACCCGGCCTCGGGCTACCGCTTCTACCGGCGGGGCCAGGCCGGGCGCGCCGAGGCGATCCGGGTGCTGCGCCTGATCGACATGCCGGTCACCGAGATCCGCGACCTGCTCGCCGACGACGACCCGGAGCTGACCGGCAAACGCCTGTCGGCGCACCGGGAGCGGCTGCGGGACCGGCTCGCCGAGCAGGAGCGGATGCTGCGGTTCCTCGAACGTCTCATCGATCGAGGAGGAAACGTCATGCCCTACCAGGTGACGGTCAAAGAGGTCGCGGCGAACCCGGTGGCCGGGCTACGGCTCACCGCCAGCCTCGCCACCATCGGCGCGGTGCTCCAGCAGGGATTCGGCACGGTCGCCGGTGCCCTCGGCGCGGCCGGGGTCGCCCCGGCCGGTCCGCCGTTCGTCGTCTATCACGACGTCATCGACGAGCGGACCGAAGGCGAGGTGGAGATCTGCCTCCCGGTCCCGGCCGGGACACCTGTCCCGTCCGGTCCGGTCTACTACCGGGAAGTGCCCGGCGGGCCGGTCGCCTCGACCATCCATCGCGGGCCCTACCAGGAGATCTCCCCGGCCTACCACGTGGTCACCGGCTGGATCGAGGAGCACGGCATCGTGGCCCACGGGGCGCCCCGGGAGATCTATCTGAACGATCCGCAGAGCGCTGGCAGCCCGGAGGAACTGATCACCGAGTTGCAGTTCCCGATCGACAGGGTGCCGCCGGCGTGA
- a CDS encoding DUF6807 domain-containing protein: MTELLVDGTPVATYVTTPDVDIRLAPRPYLHPIRTLGGTVVTDEYPEDHPWHLGVSVTMQDVAGVNVWGGRTYVRDEGYIWRDDHGQVLSDGQEPVDGGFTDSLRWVDGSDRTILREQRSVTARHAVHGWELLFRYELAVPGQAEVTLGSPATNGRTGGAGYGGFFWRATAGTAEAFVPSGGEAHGSTDPWLALAVQDSYTLVFRGIAGADRWFARTGDYNGVCTAHAWEDLLTIKPGAPLTRQISVLIADGRLTRDEIEAL, from the coding sequence ATGACCGAACTGCTTGTCGACGGGACCCCGGTCGCCACCTACGTGACCACCCCCGATGTCGACATCCGCCTGGCTCCGCGGCCCTATCTGCACCCGATCCGGACTCTGGGCGGCACGGTCGTCACCGACGAGTATCCGGAGGACCACCCCTGGCACCTCGGCGTCTCGGTGACGATGCAGGACGTCGCCGGGGTCAACGTCTGGGGTGGGCGCACCTACGTCCGCGACGAGGGCTACATCTGGCGTGACGACCACGGGCAGGTGCTCTCCGACGGTCAGGAACCGGTCGACGGCGGCTTCACCGACAGTCTCCGCTGGGTCGACGGCTCGGACCGGACGATCCTGCGGGAGCAGCGTTCGGTCACCGCCCGGCACGCTGTGCACGGCTGGGAGCTGCTTTTCCGGTACGAACTGGCGGTCCCCGGCCAAGCCGAGGTCACCCTCGGCAGTCCCGCGACGAACGGGCGCACCGGCGGAGCGGGCTACGGCGGCTTCTTCTGGCGGGCCACGGCCGGCACGGCGGAAGCGTTCGTCCCGTCCGGCGGCGAGGCCCACGGTTCCACCGATCCGTGGCTGGCGCTGGCGGTGCAGGACTCGTACACGCTGGTCTTCCGGGGTATCGCCGGCGCCGACCGGTGGTTCGCCCGTACCGGCGACTACAACGGCGTCTGTACCGCCCACGCCTGGGAAGATCTTTTGACGATCAAGCCCGGCGCCCCGTTGACCAGACAGATCAGCGTCCTGATCGCCGACGGCCGCCTGACCCGCGACGAGATCGAGGCGCTCTGA
- a CDS encoding rhamnogalacturonan acetylesterase, translated as MKSSRVLALTVVAAAGLPAPAHAAGPRSVPGVCTGAAPVVCHYDVGPGEYDVNVVLGSRDAAGSTAVQAETRRLMLAETATEAGLFTRRAFSVDVREPESEPTIENVGTPGLTLTFTGAAPQVRKITVRAASPRAPQLFLAGDSTVCDQPADPYVGWGQAIPQHLLRGLTVANHADSGEGTASFLADARLWATMLPQVRQGDVVLIQFGHNDKQTTAEDYRANLTRMITELRAVHAKPVLVSPPVRRRFDSTGRLDDVARHLNGLGVWLPAEMRAVATGLNVPYVDLTADSAALVESLGVEGSKSIYLYNELRDNTHFSGYGADRIGLLVLTRLAELRVLPPRAFRAGAI; from the coding sequence ATGAAAAGCTCCCGCGTCCTGGCCCTCACCGTGGTCGCCGCCGCCGGTCTCCCGGCACCCGCCCATGCCGCCGGTCCCCGATCCGTACCCGGCGTGTGCACCGGCGCCGCACCCGTCGTCTGTCACTACGACGTCGGCCCCGGTGAATACGACGTCAACGTCGTCCTCGGTTCCCGGGACGCGGCCGGCAGCACCGCCGTCCAGGCCGAGACTCGTCGCCTGATGCTCGCCGAGACCGCTACCGAGGCCGGCCTGTTCACCCGGCGCGCCTTCAGTGTCGACGTCCGCGAACCCGAGAGCGAACCCACCATCGAGAACGTCGGCACTCCGGGCCTCACGTTGACGTTCACCGGTGCCGCGCCCCAGGTCCGCAAGATCACCGTCCGGGCCGCCTCGCCACGGGCACCGCAACTCTTCCTGGCCGGCGATTCGACCGTCTGTGATCAGCCCGCCGATCCCTACGTCGGCTGGGGCCAGGCCATCCCTCAGCACCTGCTGCGTGGCCTGACGGTCGCCAACCACGCCGACTCGGGGGAGGGCACCGCCTCGTTCCTGGCCGACGCGCGGCTCTGGGCCACCATGCTGCCGCAGGTCCGACAGGGTGACGTGGTGCTGATCCAGTTCGGTCACAACGACAAGCAGACGACCGCCGAGGACTACCGCGCCAACCTCACCCGCATGATCACCGAACTGCGCGCCGTCCACGCGAAGCCGGTCCTGGTCAGCCCGCCGGTCCGCCGCCGCTTCGACAGCACCGGCCGGCTCGACGACGTGGCCCGGCACCTGAACGGCCTCGGGGTCTGGCTGCCCGCCGAGATGCGGGCGGTGGCGACCGGGCTGAACGTCCCCTACGTCGACCTGACCGCCGACAGTGCCGCCCTGGTCGAGTCGCTGGGGGTGGAGGGGTCCAAGTCGATCTATCTCTACAACGAGCTGCGGGACAACACCCACTTCTCCGGGTACGGTGCCGACCGGATCGGCCTGTTGGTCCTGACCCGTCTCGCGGAACTCCGGGTCCTGCCGCCGCGAGCGTTCCGAGCCGGAGCCATTTGA
- a CDS encoding GNAT family N-acetyltransferase yields the protein MENPGTGGWLPAPIRTERLVLRESEARDRPAFLEMNTSPQVNAYLGGPQSPDEAERLPETPGRRPGVFVVDLGGRMIGTVLLERRIMGPAGRDRPEEVDLGYLFLPEFWGAGYAAEGCSAALDWFAGAFPGERVVLYTQSANEPSMRLAAKLGFTEERRFQKWGAEQWMGVWQA from the coding sequence GTGGAGAATCCAGGGACCGGTGGCTGGCTGCCCGCTCCGATCAGGACCGAGCGGCTCGTCCTCCGGGAATCCGAGGCCCGGGACCGTCCGGCCTTCCTTGAAATGAACACGTCGCCGCAGGTGAACGCCTATCTCGGTGGACCGCAGTCGCCGGACGAAGCCGAGCGTCTGCCCGAAACTCCCGGCCGCCGCCCGGGAGTGTTCGTCGTCGACCTCGGCGGGCGGATGATCGGCACGGTCTTGCTCGAACGGCGGATCATGGGACCGGCGGGCCGGGATCGCCCGGAAGAGGTCGATCTCGGTTATCTCTTCCTGCCGGAGTTCTGGGGTGCCGGGTACGCCGCGGAGGGCTGCTCGGCGGCCCTCGACTGGTTCGCCGGAGCGTTTCCCGGTGAGCGGGTGGTGCTCTACACCCAGTCCGCCAACGAGCCTTCGATGCGGCTGGCGGCGAAGCTCGGGTTCACCGAGGAGCGGAGATTCCAGAAGTGGGGCGCGGAACAGTGGATGGGCGTGTGGCAGGCGTGA
- a CDS encoding SDR family oxidoreductase gives MAGVTDGGSGDTADGVVDSGPGGLTAGAAGGVGRPVALVTGVGRTVGIGAGIATRLAASGWDVAITYWSGYDERMSWGVEPGAAHAVTESFAGRGLAIEADLSDVAAPAAIFDEVELRLGPVSALVMSHAESVDSGLLDTTVESFDRHFAVNARASWLLIREHGRRFRGEYGSGRIIALTSDHTVGNLPYGASKGALDRITMAAARELAHLGITANVINPGPVDTGWMSGEIRDACLAATPLGRLGTPRDTANLVEFLCSPQGQWINGQLLLSNGGFA, from the coding sequence GTGGCAGGCGTGACGGACGGCGGGTCGGGTGACACGGCAGACGGTGTGGTGGACAGCGGGCCCGGCGGCCTGACAGCCGGCGCGGCGGGTGGTGTGGGGCGGCCGGTGGCTCTGGTCACCGGGGTGGGGCGGACCGTGGGGATCGGCGCCGGCATCGCGACGCGGCTGGCGGCGTCGGGGTGGGACGTCGCGATCACCTACTGGAGTGGCTACGACGAGCGGATGAGCTGGGGTGTGGAGCCGGGAGCCGCCCATGCCGTCACGGAGTCGTTCGCCGGGCGAGGGCTGGCGATCGAGGCCGACCTCAGCGACGTGGCTGCACCGGCCGCGATCTTTGACGAGGTGGAACTGCGGCTCGGCCCGGTCAGCGCGCTGGTGATGAGCCACGCCGAGTCGGTCGACTCGGGACTGCTCGACACCACCGTGGAGAGTTTCGACAGGCACTTCGCGGTGAACGCTCGCGCCTCGTGGCTGCTGATCCGGGAGCACGGGCGGCGGTTCCGGGGTGAGTACGGCAGCGGTCGGATCATCGCGTTGACCAGTGATCACACGGTGGGGAACCTGCCGTACGGGGCTAGTAAGGGGGCGCTCGACCGGATCACTATGGCGGCGGCCCGGGAACTCGCCCATCTCGGCATCACCGCGAACGTGATCAATCCGGGGCCCGTCGACACCGGCTGGATGTCCGGTGAGATCCGCGACGCGTGTCTGGCGGCCACGCCGCTCGGCCGGCTCGGCACTCCACGGGACACTGCGAACCTGGTCGAATTCCTCTGCTCCCCACAGGGGCAGTGGATCAACGGGCAGCTGTTGCTCAGTAACGGCGGATTTGCCTGA